In a single window of the Gemmatimonadota bacterium genome:
- the csrA gene encoding carbon storage regulator CsrA, whose amino-acid sequence MLVLSRKEGEAIVIDGNIRVVVLSSDRRGVRLGIEAPTETGILREELVVQVASENQRARASNDASAWAARVPLRSVRGNRPG is encoded by the coding sequence ATGCTGGTCCTGAGCCGAAAGGAAGGCGAGGCGATCGTGATCGACGGCAACATCCGTGTGGTGGTGCTATCGAGCGATCGTCGTGGCGTTCGGCTTGGAATCGAGGCACCGACGGAAACCGGGATCCTGCGTGAGGAACTGGTGGTGCAGGTGGCGTCGGAAAATCAGCGGGCCCGTGCCAGCAATGACGCGTCGGCGTGGGCCGCGCGCGTCCCGCTTCGTTCAGTTCGGGGCAACCGGCCGGGCTGA
- a CDS encoding ATP-binding protein, producing the protein MLNQQELLRAAHRAKMAEVIARGVGHDLRNAAQMVGMVHQSLQYDPSFTSAMSEGLSSAHSTIMRQIGAMESFASPGSGRPGPVALADVVEPVVAIFARRRTGPRVEFEVNVPRTLPPIHAVAADLAEALFAVLLNSFDAMAGRDTGRIAISASVSDGVVSLIVEDDGPGVASEVQPKLFHPFAARREGGHHLGIGLAVARLLAEGNGGTLEYQPTVAASGARFVMATRRWKSSARPVAPN; encoded by the coding sequence ATGCTCAATCAACAGGAACTGCTCCGCGCCGCCCACCGCGCGAAGATGGCTGAGGTGATCGCCCGGGGCGTCGGCCACGACCTCCGCAATGCCGCCCAGATGGTCGGCATGGTGCACCAATCCCTGCAATACGATCCATCCTTTACGTCCGCGATGAGCGAGGGGCTCTCGAGCGCGCACTCCACCATCATGCGGCAGATCGGCGCCATGGAGTCGTTTGCGTCCCCTGGTTCTGGGCGGCCAGGGCCGGTCGCCCTCGCCGATGTCGTCGAGCCGGTGGTGGCGATCTTCGCGCGGCGGCGCACCGGGCCACGAGTGGAATTCGAGGTCAACGTGCCCCGCACGCTGCCGCCGATCCACGCGGTGGCAGCCGATCTCGCCGAAGCGCTTTTTGCGGTGCTGCTGAATTCGTTCGACGCGATGGCTGGCCGCGATACCGGGCGGATCGCGATCAGCGCCAGTGTGAGCGACGGCGTGGTATCGCTGATTGTCGAGGATGATGGTCCGGGAGTCGCGAGCGAGGTACAGCCGAAACTCTTCCACCCCTTCGCCGCGCGACGTGAAGGAGGGCATCACCTCGGCATCGGGCTCGCGGTTGCCCGACTGCTCGCCGAAGGGAATGGCGGCACGCTGGAGTATCAACCGACGGTTGCTGCCAGCGGCGCGCGCTTTGTGATGGCAACCCGGCGGTGGAAGTCTTCAGCCCGGCCGGTTGCCCCGAACTGA